The genomic window AACAGAGCGAGCCTCTTGACCTGACGGCGCCTGGCAACAGCAATAGCAAATTCCATTGAAGAATGACCCCATCCTACTTTGCCAGGGATATACTCCCCTTGAGTATATTGAGCGTCATATACCAACAGATCAGCGCCAGCAACAAAAGACTCCAGCGCCTCATTCTGTTCTCTTGCTACCACTTCACCTTCAAGGGCCATCCCCTCATCATACTCGGTTGAATCTGAATCAGTACAAAATAAGTTCTGGTAGGGTTCGGTATCATAGGCCGTGCAGAATACTTTACCCTGATACTCAAACCGATAGCCAAGACAAAGAATGGGGTGATTGAGATATTTTGTGGTAAGAGTAATCCCATCTCCAAGATCGAACCGCCCCTCCTTGAGGTTGGCATAACTAATAGTAGCCGCCAATTCAGCCTGCCGAACGGGGAAATACCGGTAGGTCATCTGGCCGCCGACAATAGTCTCCAAGGTATCACTCTCGTGGCTCACCGGACCAAAAACCTCAATACGCGTGGAAGGGAGATATATCGGGGTGAAAAAAGGAAAACCCATAATATGATCCCAGTGGGTATGGGAAAGATAGATCGAGGTCGAAATCGGACCTTTAGGAAGATCATGGCCCATCATAAAGTTGCCTAACTCCCGCAAACCTGATCCAGCATCAATGATGATCTGACGACCAACATCATCAAATCGAATTTCGATGCAGGAAGTATTTCCTCCATACTTTGCAGTGTGTCCTCCTGGGCAAGGGATCGATCCGCGAACTCCCCAAAACTTCACTCTCATCACTTTTCTTACTCCGTCAATTTTAAAAATACCTGCGCCTTATCAAGTTCCATTCGGACTATTGCATGCAATGGAGCAAGATCCGTCCACTTCAAATCCATCATCTCTAGAATTGACATCAGGAAAGGGGCTTCAGGAAAGGTATCGCCGGCCGAGCCAATCTCATAAATATTAGCATACAGATTGGCCAGAGCCACTGTCGCAACAAGAGTGCGGGAATCTGCTGGAGCCTGCTCTGGGGCATGATGAAAGGCAAGACTATCCACAATGCTCGGAGCGAGGCGCCATTTTTCACCAATCAATCGACCGGCCATCCCATGATCTATTCCCACCAGCAGTTGCTCAGAACGCAACAGAGATCCCTGCTCCAAGGCCGCCAATTGCAAGGCCTGCGCGTACTCAGCTGCAAAACATTTATTTAAAGGAATTTTACCTAGGTCATGCAGCATCCCGGCAACAAAATACTCATCCCGCTCGGATCCGGCCACATTATTCGCTGCGGCCAAGGCCTTCGCCGTTACCCCGACACAAATGGAGTGAGCCCAAAACGCATCCATAGAAAGGGCTGTAAAACAGGACTTTTTCCCCAAAGCACCGATAACGGCCGTACTCAAAGCAAGATTTTTAACAGTATTCAGGCCCAGCATTATTATGGCTCGAGCCAAAGATGACACCTGATTCGGCAAGGAATAATAAGCGGAATTGATCAGCTTCAAAACATGACCGGTAAGAACCGGATCCAGAGAAATCACCCGATTCAAGTCATTGGCAGAAGTCTTAGGGGAATTGCAAACCTCAAGGACCTTGTTTACCGTGGTTGACAGACTCGGCATCCGGTCGATATAGGCCTGTATGACATGCGTCAGATGATCACTGGACTCCATGAAATCCTCACAGGGACGAGAAAATACTCCTTGGCAAGTATGGCCAAAGCAATAGATTTAAGGGTATCACGGCAGAGATGGAGAGACCAGTTATTTCTTATGGCAAGCCCTGTTCTCTGTTAAACAGCACGGCATCATGATAAGCGATTCCTTGACCACCAAAAATATCGAGAGCGCTGCCAACAGTCACGTCAAGTCGTCCCTTGCCCAAGACCTTCACTCGGTACAGGTCATCCAAATTCTTGACCCCTCCAGCATAAGTTGCAGGTATCGGAGACCAAGATCCTAGGTCAACAACCAAATCTTCTGCTATCCCAGCACACTTTCCCTCGACATCAACAGCATGGACAAGAAACTCTGCACAAAATTTTGCACAATAAGCAAGAGTTTCCGGAGAGATGATCATTTCAGTAAATTTTTGCCAACGATCAGTAACAATATAATATGAATCCCCGCGCTTACGGCAACTTAAATCCAAGACAAGTCGATCACGACCGACTTTATCGAGCAGCTCATCGAGATGAGCTTCAAGAACTTTCCCATCACGAAAGACATAAGAGGTAACAATAACATGACTCGCCCCCTGATCGAGCCAGAACCGGGCATTATCTCCAGTTATGCCACCACCAATCTGCATCCCTCCAGGATACGCTTGCAAGGCTTCAATGGCCGCTTGGTCGCACCCTGGGCCCAGTTTGATAATGTGCCCCCCGGTAAGGGCATCCTGCCGATACATCTCAGCATAAAACGAGGAGGGCTGCTCTGAGGTAAAATTGGTACTCAAATTATGGGCTGTATCAGTTAAAGTAGAGCCAACAATCTGTTTCACCTGACCCTGGTGTAAATCAATACAAGGCCTGAATTTCATGGTATCCCTCAATAAAATGTAACGCAATCAGGTCAAGTGAGCTGAAAGCACTCTCCCTCTGCTCAATCACCATCTAAATAACTCTATGGTATCTGTTTGAATTTTCGTGTGATCAGCACATTTACTATTATTCAGTAAGTAAACGTTCACCGGGCACCCCATCTGCTTTGTTAGCGGCCTGCTCATGTGCAACTAGCACACTTCGCAGACCGCTTTATTGACCGACGAAGCGGGTCAATATAAATCGCGCATCTGGGGCACCCGATAAACGTTTACAGTCCGGTGAAATCCGCACGCTCAACACTTCTGGTGAACGATTACTTCAGTAAGAAGAATGACACAAAAAAGCCCCACTCAGTCATATTATCACTGAGTGGGGCTTAAAACGTCTTTACAACACATCTAAGGTGAGCAATTTCTCTTTCAAAATTGACTCATTATCCCTCATGTCAAACTAAAATGTAGCTCCCCACACAACCATGCTGGTGGGATCTAAACGAAGCGATTTGCCAGGAGCAACACAACCTGATGTATCCTGCAATACATTCAAAAAGATCTTACTTTCATCACCCGACTCTGGCTGAAGCATTATAACGGTATCAAACAATTCTCCTAAGGTATCGCATGGAGACGGAATGGTCCCCGCTTCGGCCTGCGAGTCACGATGAGTCACCGCAGAAAACCAAATGCTCATATTGGCCTCTTTCTGCAATTCGCGAATATCCTCTAAGGTCTGACGATCAACCTTGGAAAAATCAAGCCCATCAACAATCACGCAACACGGCCTGATAATATCCTGATAAATCAGATCATTCAATCTTTCCTCAAGCTTTGGGCGGCTAAAAGACGAAGCATTGAACGTCATAATCATCCGGTTCTTGCGAACATCCATCTGGACCTCGGACATATCTTCATGCTTGGCATTGGAGCTGATATCGAGCAAAATATCGTCATACCAAGCCTTGGTCTTCTCTATATTCTCACCAATACTGACATGAACCACCTGCTTACCGCGCAGAATACTGTCAATGGCAATTTGAACCAGAATTGCGGTCTTGCCCAAGCCTGGTCGAGCAATAACCAAACCCATACGAGCAACATCATTACCATTGGCATCACGATTAAATGCCCCCATTGGATTTTTTGCTATCAAATCTGTTTTCAACATAGTGTTATTCCCTATAAATAGTATCGTAACGCTCGTCGCCGACCGGTTACTTCTTTTCCTGGGCCTTCTTCGCAGCGGCAATAACTTCTTCAGCAACGTTCCTCGGCACTTGACGATAGGCTGCAAATTCCATGGTAAATTCAGCCTTACCCTGAGTCAAAGAACGCAACACTGTTGAATAACCAAACATCTCGGCCAGCGGAACCTCAGCCTCAACAACCGTGTATTCACCCTCTTCAAAAGTACCGATGATCATTCCGCGACGCTGATTAATACTACCCATAATGGAGCCCTGGAACTCTGAAGGACCTTCGACAGCAACCTTCATAATCGGCTCGAGCAATACAGGTTTTGCCTTCATGTACCCTTCCTTGAATCCACCACGAGAGGCCAATTGGAAGGCAATATCAGAGGAGTCAACCGAGTGGGCCGCACCATCATTAATGACACAACGAATACCATTAACCGGAAATCCTGCCAACGCCCCCTTGTCCATACTACCAGCAAAACCCTTGTCACAGGAAGAGATAAACTCCCTGGGGATTACACCACCAACGATTTTATCGACAAATTCGTACTCACCCTCTTCCATCGGCTCAATATAGCCACCTACCCGCGCAAACTGACCAGAACCACCGGTCTGCTTCTTGTGGGTATAGTTGAACTCAGCACGACTGGTGATGGTCTCACGATAAGCAACCTGCGGGGCGCCAACAGTTACTTCGGCGCCATACTCACGCTTCATCCGCTCAATATAGACCTCAAGGTGAAGCTCACCCATACCGGAAATAATAGTCTCACTGGTCTCATGATCAACAAAGGTCCTGAAGGTAGGATCTTCTTTGGTGAATCGATTCAGAGCCTTGGACATATTGCCCTGAGCCTTGTTATCTACCGGAGAGATAGAAAGAGAGATAACCGGAGCCGGGACATGCATGGAACTCATGGACAGATTGATCTCTGGGGTTGTAAAGGTATCCCCGGAGGCACAATCAACGCCGAAGAGGGCAACGATATCACCAGGACCAGCAGAATCGATCTCCTCCATCTCGTTGGAGTGCATCCGCACCAAGCGGCCAACTTTGACCTTCTTGCCGGTTCGGGTGTTGACGATGGAATCGCCCTTCTTCATGGTACCTTGATAGGTACGGAGATAAGTCAACTGACCATAACGTCCATCCTCCAGTTTAAACGCCAGACAGACCAACGGCTTGTCTGGATCACTGGAAACGACTACCTCTTCTTCGTTCTTATCCAAGTCATAAGCCGTGTTTACGATTTCACTTGGAGCGGGCAGATAATCATTCACTCCATCCAACAATTTTTGTACACCCTTATTTTTATAGGCGGAACCTATCATGACCGGTACAAATTCAAGGGACAAAGTCCCCTTGCGCACAGCAGCCTTGATCATCTGCTCTGTGGGTGTTCCCTCAAGAACAGCCTCCATCAACTCATCAGAGAACATAGAAACCGCATCGAGCAAGGTCTCGCGAGCAGCATCTGCCTCAGCCTGAAGTCCTGCAGGAATGACATCTTCGCGCAAAATCTCCCCGTTATCTCCTTCAAAATACACGGCCTTCATCGTGACCAGATCAACAACACCCTTCAGTTCAGTCTCCAAGCCAATCGGAAGCTGAATGGGGACTGCATTCAAACCAAGTTTTTCACGCACCTGGGCGGTAACCCGCTTGGGGTTGGCGCCAGTACGATCGCACTTGTTGATAAATACTACCCGTGGAACCTTGTAACGGGTCATCTGCCGATTAACGGTGATACTCTGAGATTGAACACCGCCAACGGAACAGAGAATCAACACGGCGCCATCAAGTACGCGGAGTGCCCGTTCTACTTCAATAGTGAAATCGACATGACCAGGGGTATCAATGATATTAA from Desulfobulbaceae bacterium includes these protein-coding regions:
- a CDS encoding MBL fold metallo-hydrolase, which encodes MMRVKFWGVRGSIPCPGGHTAKYGGNTSCIEIRFDDVGRQIIIDAGSGLRELGNFMMGHDLPKGPISTSIYLSHTHWDHIMGFPFFTPIYLPSTRIEVFGPVSHESDTLETIVGGQMTYRYFPVRQAELAATISYANLKEGRFDLGDGITLTTKYLNHPILCLGYRFEYQGKVFCTAYDTEPYQNLFCTDSDSTEYDEGMALEGEVVAREQNEALESFVAGADLLVYDAQYTQGEYIPGKVGWGHSSMEFAIAVARRRQVKRLALFHHEPVRTDGEFDELAAIYAQTGDGDGPEIFFAREGGEIIL
- a CDS encoding HDOD domain-containing protein, yielding MESSDHLTHVIQAYIDRMPSLSTTVNKVLEVCNSPKTSANDLNRVISLDPVLTGHVLKLINSAYYSLPNQVSSLARAIIMLGLNTVKNLALSTAVIGALGKKSCFTALSMDAFWAHSICVGVTAKALAAANNVAGSERDEYFVAGMLHDLGKIPLNKCFAAEYAQALQLAALEQGSLLRSEQLLVGIDHGMAGRLIGEKWRLAPSIVDSLAFHHAPEQAPADSRTLVATVALANLYANIYEIGSAGDTFPEAPFLMSILEMMDLKWTDLAPLHAIVRMELDKAQVFLKLTE
- the hisA gene encoding phosphoribosylformimino-5-aminoimidazole carboxamide ribotide isomerase — its product is MKFRPCIDLHQGQVKQIVGSTLTDTAHNLSTNFTSEQPSSFYAEMYRQDALTGGHIIKLGPGCDQAAIEALQAYPGGMQIGGGITGDNARFWLDQGASHVIVTSYVFRDGKVLEAHLDELLDKVGRDRLVLDLSCRKRGDSYYIVTDRWQKFTEMIISPETLAYCAKFCAEFLVHAVDVEGKCAGIAEDLVVDLGSWSPIPATYAGGVKNLDDLYRVKVLGKGRLDVTVGSALDIFGGQGIAYHDAVLFNREQGLP
- a CDS encoding elongation factor G, which encodes MKKDLDKVRNIGISAHIDSGKTTLTERVLFYTQKIHAIHEVRGKDGVGATMDSMELEKERGITIQSAATYCTWKGHDVNIIDTPGHVDFTIEVERALRVLDGAVLILCSVGGVQSQSITVNRQMTRYKVPRVVFINKCDRTGANPKRVTAQVREKLGLNAVPIQLPIGLETELKGVVDLVTMKAVYFEGDNGEILREDVIPAGLQAEADAARETLLDAVSMFSDELMEAVLEGTPTEQMIKAAVRKGTLSLEFVPVMIGSAYKNKGVQKLLDGVNDYLPAPSEIVNTAYDLDKNEEEVVVSSDPDKPLVCLAFKLEDGRYGQLTYLRTYQGTMKKGDSIVNTRTGKKVKVGRLVRMHSNEMEEIDSAGPGDIVALFGVDCASGDTFTTPEINLSMSSMHVPAPVISLSISPVDNKAQGNMSKALNRFTKEDPTFRTFVDHETSETIISGMGELHLEVYIERMKREYGAEVTVGAPQVAYRETITSRAEFNYTHKKQTGGSGQFARVGGYIEPMEEGEYEFVDKIVGGVIPREFISSCDKGFAGSMDKGALAGFPVNGIRCVINDGAAHSVDSSDIAFQLASRGGFKEGYMKAKPVLLEPIMKVAVEGPSEFQGSIMGSINQRRGMIIGTFEEGEYTVVEAEVPLAEMFGYSTVLRSLTQGKAEFTMEFAAYRQVPRNVAEEVIAAAKKAQEKK